In Pirellulales bacterium, a single window of DNA contains:
- a CDS encoding Gfo/Idh/MocA family oxidoreductase: MSFSRRNFVKGSVAAGVALSAPNLLLASKAERRYRTALIGSGWWGTNILREAIWSNQCQIVALGDVDDNQLKTCQEDIAKHTGDQPKTYKDFRELLDREKPEIVIVATPDHWHPLIMIAAVKSGAHVYVEKPVGHTVREGRAMIQAARDNGRIVQVGTHRRVSPHNMSGMKFLKDGNAGKIGMVRAFVHYYGGPGEPVPDSEPPAGLDWDMWCGPAPLVPYNKAMHPKGFRQFLDYANGQLGDWGIHWMDQILWWTEEKWPRRVFSTGGRPIKRDNTTAPDTQVASFEFESFTAVWEHRQYAGNDAEKHNIGCYFYGTKGTFHMGWEDGWTFYPVGNGQPIHEEPKLNLPDKQNIKELFANFLGSIKSGKPPVCDIEIGHRSTNMSLLAMLSLKLGRSIKWDGDKETIVGDADANQLLSRVYRSPWEYPRV; the protein is encoded by the coding sequence ATGTCGTTCTCTCGCCGCAACTTCGTCAAAGGTTCCGTCGCCGCCGGCGTCGCACTGTCGGCCCCCAATCTGCTGCTGGCCTCGAAGGCCGAAAGGCGGTATCGCACCGCCCTGATCGGCAGCGGTTGGTGGGGAACGAACATCCTCCGCGAAGCGATTTGGAGCAACCAGTGCCAGATCGTGGCACTCGGCGACGTCGACGACAACCAGCTCAAGACGTGCCAAGAAGACATCGCGAAGCACACCGGCGACCAGCCGAAAACCTACAAAGATTTTCGCGAGCTGCTCGACCGGGAAAAGCCGGAAATCGTGATCGTCGCCACGCCCGACCATTGGCATCCGCTGATCATGATTGCCGCCGTCAAGTCGGGCGCTCATGTGTACGTCGAAAAGCCGGTCGGCCATACCGTGCGCGAAGGCCGGGCCATGATCCAAGCCGCCCGCGACAACGGCCGCATCGTGCAGGTCGGCACCCACCGCCGCGTGTCGCCGCACAACATGTCGGGCATGAAGTTCTTGAAAGACGGCAACGCCGGCAAGATCGGCATGGTGCGGGCCTTCGTGCATTACTACGGCGGGCCGGGCGAGCCGGTGCCCGACAGCGAGCCGCCCGCCGGACTCGATTGGGATATGTGGTGCGGCCCCGCGCCCTTGGTGCCGTACAACAAGGCGATGCATCCCAAGGGCTTTCGCCAGTTTCTCGACTACGCCAACGGGCAGTTGGGCGATTGGGGCATTCATTGGATGGACCAGATTCTGTGGTGGACTGAAGAGAAGTGGCCGCGGCGCGTGTTCTCGACCGGCGGCCGGCCGATCAAGCGCGACAACACCACCGCTCCCGACACCCAGGTAGCCAGCTTCGAGTTCGAGTCGTTCACGGCCGTCTGGGAGCACCGGCAGTACGCCGGCAACGACGCCGAGAAGCACAACATCGGCTGCTATTTCTACGGCACCAAGGGCACCTTTCACATGGGCTGGGAAGACGGCTGGACTTTTTACCCGGTCGGCAACGGCCAGCCGATTCACGAGGAGCCGAAGCTGAACTTGCCCGACAAGCAGAACATCAAAGAGTTGTTCGCCAACTTTCTCGGCTCGATCAAGAGCGGCAAGCCGCCCGTGTGCGACATCGAGATCGGCCACCGGTCGACGAACATGAGCCTGCTGGCCATG
- a CDS encoding TolC family protein yields MLDAIALETLAEQGFLPETVPPKGARVLIRRNGNLSTGGTATDVTDVVHPQVAARAVEAARMVGLDVAGIDVLAQDIGRPLEEQGGAVIEVNAGPGLRMHLHPSQGQPRPVGEAIVDLMFAPGETGRIPIVAVAGGGGHRTTSRLVAHILEGTGSSVGLADADGLIIAGRRIESDAWNNQPIGKQSVSSFSLGLMGSVPIFNRNQGEICRAETNVAQTRAALAAIEREAVAEVEDALVEYHASREAVERIENAILPASERLRTIAYQKHQAGRSGTVEYARAQRSRPPVSRYAHSAPAEYAATEHGGRAPLVAIGQACQGRRRRLTSRYPAVQPALAQVSPCRSLAATSSKVPSPPASHCRPPICCWPRRPKGGIAPP; encoded by the coding sequence GTGCTGGACGCCATCGCCCTGGAGACGCTCGCCGAGCAAGGGTTTTTGCCGGAAACGGTGCCGCCGAAAGGCGCGCGCGTGCTGATTCGGCGCAATGGCAACTTGAGCACCGGTGGCACTGCCACTGACGTTACCGACGTCGTCCACCCTCAGGTCGCCGCCCGCGCGGTCGAAGCCGCGCGAATGGTGGGACTCGACGTAGCGGGAATTGACGTGCTGGCACAGGACATCGGCAGACCGCTGGAAGAACAGGGCGGCGCCGTGATTGAGGTCAACGCCGGCCCCGGTCTTCGCATGCACTTGCATCCGTCGCAGGGACAGCCGCGGCCGGTCGGCGAGGCGATCGTCGACCTGATGTTCGCCCCCGGCGAGACCGGACGGATTCCCATCGTCGCCGTGGCTGGCGGCGGTGGCCATCGCACGACAAGCCGGCTGGTGGCGCATATCCTCGAAGGAACGGGCAGTTCGGTGGGCCTGGCGGACGCGGACGGATTGATCATCGCCGGACGCCGCATCGAGAGCGACGCTTGGAATAACCAGCCGATCGGGAAGCAGAGCGTGTCGAGTTTTTCGCTGGGCCTGATGGGCTCGGTGCCGATCTTCAATCGCAACCAGGGGGAAATTTGCCGCGCCGAGACGAACGTCGCGCAGACGCGGGCCGCTTTGGCGGCCATAGAACGCGAGGCGGTGGCCGAAGTCGAAGATGCCCTGGTGGAATACCACGCCAGCCGGGAAGCCGTCGAGCGGATCGAGAACGCGATTCTACCCGCTTCCGAACGCCTCCGCACGATCGCTTACCAGAAGCACCAGGCTGGCCGCAGCGGCACCGTCGAGTACGCGCGAGCGCAACGAAGTCGTCCGCCAGTATCGCGATACGCTCATTCGGCACCGGCGGAGTATGCTGCAACTGAACACGGCGGTCGGGCGCCGCTTGTTGCCATAGGTCAGGCTTGCCAAGGCCGGCGGCGCCGATTAACCTCGCGATATCCAGCCGTCCAACCCGCACTCGCCCAGGTATCGCCATGTCGTTCTCTCGCCGCAACTTCGTCAAAGGTTCCGTCGCCGCCGGCGTCGCACTGTCGGCCCCCAATCTGCTGCTGGCCTCGAAGGCCGAAAGGCGGTATCGCACCGCCCTGA